Below is a window of Campylobacter canadensis DNA.
TGTTCATAATTTCCTTTTTTAAACTCATCATTAAAAGAAAGACTAGCAGCAAATAATACAACAGCATTTAATAAAATTAATATTTTTTTCATTGTTTTCCTTTATTGTTTATATTTTTAGAATAAGGATTATTTGTTTTATATTCTTTGTATTTATCTTTGTTGTAGTTGCCTTTATTATTGCTTTTATATTGATTTTTATAATATTTTTGACCTGCATATTTGCTTTTATTTTCAATACAATAAGGGTTGCCATGGCATTGTTTAGTTATATCAAATTCTAAAAAATTAGCATTATTATATTTTTTATAATTATTTTGCTTGTAGTCATAGTAATTATCTTTTATGTTATTTTTCTTGTACTCAGCCTTTTTATAATCATTTTTTTGAGTAGAATAATTTGTTTTTGAAATAGAGTAATCAGCATTATTGATTTTATTGATATTTAGCATTTTATGCTGCGTAAAGTTGATTTCTTTTCCAGCTTTAATTAAGAACTTATCTTTACCAATTTTAACATCAATAGCGCCTTTTAAACAAGCAACTTTATCGTTTTTAAGATTATTTAAATTACCCATAAAAACCGTTCCACGAATACCAATAGTAGCGGTTTTAGCTTGAAAAATAAATTTATCTCTAGCTATTTTTGAAATTTCTCCTGAAATTACTTGAAAAACACCTGAATTTACTTCTAAATTCACCTTAGAATTTGCACCGTTAATTACATAATCTTTTATATTTAAATTTGTATTTTTACCTAAAGTAATAATTGTGTTATCTATAAAGACAATTTGTGCCTTAGCATTATTTTTTGTGATGATTAAGTCATTTTGCTGTATTTCATCATTAGCTTTAGCTTTAATATCTTTATTATCTCTTTGTATAAAAACATCTCCTTTAATTGCACTAATTTTCCCAATATTTGCAAACAAAGTAAGTGTTAAAACAAATAATAAAACAATCTTTTTCATTTTAAACTCCTTTTTAAAAAAAACTTCATATTCTATTTAAATAACATTTAATATAAACTTAAAATCCTTAATTTATTTTTATAAAAGTGTTACAATTTTTCACATAATAAAAATATTTATAAAAATAATTTGTATATACAAAAAATAATTAATAATTTTTGAATATTCTTAATTAACCACATTTTAAAAAGGAGAGAATATGAAAGAATATTATTTATATATTGATGGTGAATTTGTAAAAGAAAATCGCCCTATGCAAACTGTTTATAATCCAGCAACAAAAGAAGAGATTTCACAAGTTGCAATGGCTAGCAAAGATGACGCAAAAAGAGCAATCCTAGCTGCAAAAAAAGCTCAAAAATCTTGGGAAATGCTACCTGCAATAACAAGGGCGAATTATCTTAAAAAAATAGCAACTTTAATTAGAAGAGATAGGTTGC
It encodes the following:
- a CDS encoding FecR family protein, with product MKKIVLLFVLTLTLFANIGKISAIKGDVFIQRDNKDIKAKANDEIQQNDLIITKNNAKAQIVFIDNTIITLGKNTNLNIKDYVINGANSKVNLEVNSGVFQVISGEISKIARDKFIFQAKTATIGIRGTVFMGNLNNLKNDKVACLKGAIDVKIGKDKFLIKAGKEINFTQHKMLNINKINNADYSISKTNYSTQKNDYKKAEYKKNNIKDNYYDYKQNNYKKYNNANFLEFDITKQCHGNPYCIENKSKYAGQKYYKNQYKSNNKGNYNKDKYKEYKTNNPYSKNINNKGKQ